The stretch of DNA TAATCACCAAGGCCGTTATCATGTTCAATTACTCCTTCATTTTCTCCTGATACGTATCCAGCATCGTGCCCACTTTATCGACCTTTGTCCGGGCCGTATATTCAACAGGCACTTCCAAGAACATCTTGTCCCAATTGGGGGCCAGCTTCTTCCAAACCTTCGGATTCGTCTGGTAAATCTGATTGCCGAATCCAAAAATATCGACCTTGAATTTATCGCGGACGGTCTGTACGGCCTCCTGCAAAATTTCGATTTGCCGTTCATTATTGGCGGCTTCAATCCTGCGGATATCTTCAGAGCTTCCGAGCTTCACCTTGGGAGAACGGATCTCTGACAGCACAGCTTTATTGGATACGCTGATTTTGATTTTGGGAGCACCATCTTCTATAAGAGCCTTTAACTGGGTAGAGCTATCCAAGATGCGCAGCGTCACTCTTCCCTCAGGCAAATCCGCATAGCCAACGGTCGTATCCACATGGTTGCGGATGTAATTAACTCCCTTGCTCTCCTCCTCATCTAGCCAGCCTATGAGCTTGTCGTTCTTAAAGACGCCAAGGCTGTTGTACTGCAGCCTGGCCAGAGGTACAGCCGGCTTAATATTATCCTCTCCTATCCCCTCGGCTGTCTTGGCATTACCGTGTAATTCAATTCCTGTTAAGACCGGATGAATCCCCTCATCCAGCAGGATATCCATCAGCTCATCTGCAGTTACCTTGGTTGTTGGAGCCCAGATTGCAGAAGATTCACTTAGCGAGAAGAATAGTTTATTGGCTGGAATCCGCTCAATTGGCGTCATAATTTTAAGGATCTCTTCAGCCCTGCATCCTTTGGCAATGACAATATAAAAGTCTGAACGAACAGAGGGTTCTCGGATTAATGTCTCTACGATCTCGGCGATGCCCTTACGCGCGAACTCTTCACTGATGACGAGCATACGAATATGCGATAGGTATATGCGGCGCGGGCTGTCCACGGTCATTTTCTGTACAGCTTCCAACAAGGTCGGCGCCTTC from Paenibacillus sp. CAA11 encodes:
- a CDS encoding Ger(x)C family spore germination protein; the encoded protein is MKSKLCIIRLVIVMGLLSITLSGCWDRKELNELGIAVALGIDMDGEDIRASTQIVVPSEVASKSTSGKGGAAAVVFEAKAPTLLEAVQKMTVDSPRRIYLSHIRMLVISEEFARKGIAEIVETLIREPSVRSDFYIVIAKGCRAEEILKIMTPIERIPANKLFFSLSESSAIWAPTTKVTADELMDILLDEGIHPVLTGIELHGNAKTAEGIGEDNIKPAVPLARLQYNSLGVFKNDKLIGWLDEEESKGVNYIRNHVDTTVGYADLPEGRVTLRILDSSTQLKALIEDGAPKIKISVSNKAVLSEIRSPKVKLGSSEDIRRIEAANNERQIEILQEAVQTVRDKFKVDIFGFGNQIYQTNPKVWKKLAPNWDKMFLEVPVEYTARTKVDKVGTMLDTYQEKMKE